From Triticum urartu cultivar G1812 chromosome 2, Tu2.1, whole genome shotgun sequence, a single genomic window includes:
- the LOC125540030 gene encoding protein COFACTOR ASSEMBLY OF COMPLEX C SUBUNIT B CCB4, chloroplastic has translation METSLLRSRTFAPLPSTPRPVSSQRRRRRRRLPSITFFPPQPPPPSRGDRICSSAMRQRQEWVGDWVRSNDTLVRALPILVGGASLLAVLLNRAVSGIAAVSDASSSQSRADILTLALSVTDILAGLVWLSIRPKTISQVVPRGVDCKRVDADVSSSALHELLWTWDSLTAATCCKSLVVVYGGNCILQIGVAAASLQDGSAVTVDAQRFIQGSLYKSAMESKKQSYLANLALYPGRTELPFLPANTQALILQPIGDKGIAVIGGDTIRGFTNLDQAWIGMIADKLDATLSKS, from the exons ATGGAGACGAGCCTGCTGAGAAGCCGTACCTTCGCTCCGCTCCCATCGACGCCCCGGCCGGTCTCctcccagcgccgccgccgccgccgccggcttCCCTCCATAACATTCTTCCCGCCGCAGCCTCCTCCGCCAAGC CGAGGGGACAGGATATGCAGCAGCGCAATGCGGCAGCGGCAGGAGTGGGTGGGGGACTGGGTCCGGAGCAACGACACGCTCGTCCGCGCCCTCCCCATCCTCGTCGGCGGCGCGTCGCTCCTCGCCGTCCTCCTCAACCGTGCCGTTTCCGGCATCGCCGCCGTCTCCGACGCCTCCAG TTCGCAGTCGAGGGCGGACATACTCACCTTGGCGCTCTCTGTAACTGATATTCTTGCCGGCCTTGTTTGGCTGTCAATCCGCCCGAAAACCATTTCTCAG GTCGTTCCTCGAGGTGTCGATTGTAAGCGAGTAGATGCGGATGTATCAAGTTCTGCTCTTCATGAACTCCTTTG GACATGGGATTCCCTGACGGCTGCAACTTGTTGCAAATCATTGGTTGTTGTGTATGGAGGTAATTGCATTCTTCAAATTGGGGTTGCTGCAGCCTCTCTACAAGATGGTAGTGCAGTTACTGTGGATGCACAGAGGTTCATCCAAGGCTCCCTTTACAAGAGTGCCATGGAATCCAAGAAGC AATCGTATCTAGCAAATCTTGCTTTATATCCTGGAAGGACTGAGCTGCCATTTCTACCAGCTAACACACAG GCTCTAATATTGCAGCCAATTGGTGACAAAGGAATTGCAGTTATTGGTGGTGACACTATAAGGGGCTTCACCAATCTTGATCAG GCATGGATTGGTATGATTGCAGACAAATTGGATGCTACATTGTCAAAGTCTTAA